In one Aricia agestis chromosome 5, ilAriAges1.1, whole genome shotgun sequence genomic region, the following are encoded:
- the LOC121727241 gene encoding lachesin-like encodes MITMTYLLNLSVTFVVKMFLALLYLDLLFTRSTFANTYEPGFSGPIENVTAPLAREAVLACAVHNLSSYKVAWLRVDTQTILTIHTHVISRSRRVGVTHTDHRVWFLHIRELRETDRGWYMCQINTDPMKSQLGYLDIVVPPDILDRGTSMDQTVREGASVSLTCVATGSPHPQITWRREHSQPITISDGVQVSSYEGPVLNISRVVRAHAGAYLCIASNGIPPTVSKRIMLTVEFPPSIIIRNQLVGAPLGSDLVLECEVEAYPKPVSYWSRDSGEIVPVGGSIEPLKITGSYRSILRLPLKRLTSSDYGTYKCISKNALGDTEGTIKLYPIPPPALENKNAIQKLNIMVEKSSDITPYGTQDFRLQDYNRGASKQLYRRLLFPLFIIIIKLTF; translated from the exons ACGAGCCCGGCTTCAGCGGCCCCATAGAGAACGTGACGGCCCCCCTGGCGCGGGAGGCGGTGCTGGCCTGCGCCGTCCACAACCTCTCCTCATACAAG GTGGCGTGGCTGCGGGTGGACACGCAGACGATCCTCACCATCCACACGCACGTGATATCCCGCAGCCGGCGCGTCGGCGTCACGCACACGGACCACCGCGTGTGGTTCCTCCACATCCGCGAGCTGAGAGAGACCGACCGCGGCTGGTACATGTGTCAGATCAACACCGACCCCATGAAGAGCCAGCTCGGCTACCTCGATATTGTCG TTCCGCCCGATATATTGGACCGCGGGACGAGTATGGACCAGACGGTGCGGGAGGGTGCTTCAGTGAGTTTGACATGCGTGGCGACGGGCTCACCTCATCCGCAGATTACGTGGCGCCGGGAACACTCCCAGCCCATTACCATATCGGACGGCGTACAGG TGTCATCGTACGAGGGTCCAGTGCTGAACATCAGCCGCGTGGTGCGAGCACACGCGGGCGCGTACCTGTGCATCGCCTCCAATGGCATTCCGCCCACCGTTAGCAAGCGGATCATGCTTACTGTGGAGT TTCCACCGTCAATAATCATAAGAAACCAGTTGGTGGGGGCGCCGCTGGGCTCGGACCTGGTGCTGGAGTGCGAGGTGGAGGCCTACCCCAAGCCCGTCAGCTACTGGAGCAGGGACAGCGGGGAAATTGTACCTGTTG gcGGTAGTATAGAGCCATTAAAGATAACTGGATCGTATCGATCTATTCTCCGGCTGCCGCTGAAGAGACTAACGAGCAGCGATTATGGCACATACAAGTGTATCTCGAAGAATGCCCTGGGTGATACCGAGGGCACCATTAAGTTATACC CCATACCACCACCTGCTCTGGAGAATAAAAATG CTATTCAGAAACTCAACATCATGGTGGAAAAGTCTTCTGATATCACACCGTATGGTACTCAAG ATTTCAGATTGCAAGATTACAACAGGGGAGCGTCTAAGCAGCTCTATAGAAGACTTTTGTTtccattgtttattattattataaaattaacattttaa